One window of the Streptomyces asoensis genome contains the following:
- a CDS encoding SCO4848 family membrane protein, which produces MKLSRPVSWFLLAFGVWSWVIWVTFVKNLIKDSSGLAFDDGDPTAYFWVHLTLAVVSFVLGTVVGAIGLRGLRALRQAS; this is translated from the coding sequence ATGAAGCTCAGCCGCCCCGTCTCCTGGTTCCTGCTCGCCTTCGGGGTGTGGAGCTGGGTCATCTGGGTCACTTTCGTCAAGAACCTGATCAAGGACAGCAGCGGACTCGCGTTCGACGACGGCGATCCCACGGCGTACTTCTGGGTGCACCTGACGCTCGCCGTCGTCTCCTTCGTATTGGGGACGGTCGTCGGGGCCATCGGGTTGCGCGGTCTGCGCGCACTGCGTCAGGCGTCATAG
- a CDS encoding D-alanyl-D-alanine carboxypeptidase family protein: protein MPAPMKQTVRRSLLVTSATLASLALTAPASLAAPSPSPSPAASGSPSASASPSGSASGSPSASASPSVAPPANMSSLGGTRLGRAGTQVAIAGGAPVLPKDLTARSWIVADAESGDVLAAHNAHWRLPPASTMKMLFADTVLPRFPKTTVHKVEAKDLAGMGAGSSLVGIKEGETYTVHDLWLGVFLRSGNDAVHVLSQMNGGIAETVKDMNEHAEELQALDTNVVSPDGYDAPRQVSSAYDLTLFARSGLQKQDFREYCSTVTAKFPGETTKKKGRTTRGTFEIQNTNRLLSGDYDISQYPGIAGVKNGNTTNAGATFTGVAERNGKVLLVTVMNPEKTDHNEVYKETAALLDWGFQAAGKVTPVGELVAPKGTAQASAQPGANPSSSEEAGQAGGAGDVSAKPVAGAVTENGSGGMWIALAITGGLLVLLAGGGYLVNRRWPLPDLVRRRR, encoded by the coding sequence GTGCCCGCACCCATGAAGCAGACCGTCAGGCGATCCCTGCTGGTCACCTCCGCGACCCTCGCGTCCCTCGCGCTCACCGCGCCCGCCTCGCTCGCGGCGCCGAGCCCGTCACCGTCCCCGGCGGCGTCCGGATCGCCGTCCGCGTCGGCCTCGCCGTCCGGATCGGCGTCCGGATCGCCGTCCGCGTCCGCCTCGCCGTCGGTCGCTCCCCCGGCGAACATGTCGTCCCTGGGCGGCACGCGGCTCGGCCGGGCCGGGACGCAGGTGGCGATCGCGGGGGGCGCGCCGGTGCTGCCGAAGGACCTCACCGCGCGGTCGTGGATCGTCGCCGACGCCGAGTCGGGGGACGTGCTCGCCGCGCACAACGCGCACTGGCGGCTGCCCCCGGCGAGCACGATGAAGATGCTCTTCGCCGACACCGTGCTGCCGAGGTTCCCCAAGACCACCGTGCACAAGGTCGAGGCGAAGGACCTGGCCGGCATGGGGGCCGGTTCCAGCCTCGTCGGCATAAAGGAGGGCGAGACGTATACGGTCCACGATCTGTGGCTCGGCGTCTTCCTGCGCTCCGGCAACGACGCCGTGCATGTCCTGTCGCAGATGAACGGCGGCATCGCCGAGACCGTCAAGGACATGAACGAGCACGCCGAGGAGCTCCAGGCCCTCGACACGAACGTCGTCTCCCCGGACGGCTACGACGCCCCACGTCAGGTCTCCTCCGCGTACGACCTGACGCTGTTCGCCCGCTCGGGACTCCAGAAGCAGGACTTCCGGGAGTACTGCTCGACCGTCACGGCCAAGTTCCCCGGCGAGACGACGAAGAAGAAGGGCAGGACGACCCGCGGGACCTTCGAGATCCAGAACACCAACCGGCTGCTCAGCGGCGACTACGACATCTCCCAGTACCCGGGCATCGCGGGCGTCAAGAACGGCAACACCACCAACGCGGGCGCCACCTTCACCGGCGTGGCCGAGCGCAACGGCAAGGTGCTGCTCGTCACGGTCATGAACCCGGAGAAGACCGACCACAACGAGGTCTACAAGGAGACCGCCGCCCTGCTGGACTGGGGCTTCCAGGCGGCCGGCAAGGTGACGCCGGTCGGTGAGCTGGTCGCGCCGAAGGGCACCGCGCAGGCCAGTGCGCAGCCCGGCGCCAACCCGTCCTCCTCCGAGGAGGCCGGGCAGGCAGGCGGCGCCGGTGACGTGTCGGCGAAACCGGTGGCGGGCGCGGTGACCGAGAACGGCTCGGGCGGCATGTGGATCGCGCTGGCGATCACCGGCGGCCTGCTGGTGCTGCTCGCGGGCGGCGGGTACCTCGTCAACCGCCGCTGGCCGCTGCCGGACCTGGTACGACGTCGTCGCTGA